TTCTTTAAGGTTTCCTTACTTTATAGAGAAGCTTTCCCCCATCTCTAAGAACTATGGCTTAAATTACTATAACATCTCTTTTGATGCTACCTGTAGCGATAGATATGACTTCACTCTAACTGTTTCTGCAATGGGTATGTCTCTTTGTCCCTGTTCAAAGGAGATAAGTTCCCATAATGCTCACAACCAAAGGGTAAATGTATCGGTCTCTCTAAAAATGTCAGGTATAGTATGGATAGAGGAAGTTGTTGAAGTGATAGAGAGGAATGTATCTTCACCGGTTTTTGTGCTTTTAAAGAGAGAGGACGAGAAATTTGTTACGGAGAAAGCTTACGAGAACCCTAAGTTTGTTGAGGACATTGTTAGAGATATAGCCTTAGAACTAGACCAAAATAGCAAGGTCATATGGTATGGGATTGAAGC
The window above is part of the Brevinematia bacterium genome. Proteins encoded here:
- the folE2 gene encoding GTP cyclohydrolase FolE2, producing the protein MKDVQSERDVRGKDIDKVGIKGLKYPIVLLDKYNKVQHTIADIDMYVFLPKDYRGTHMSRFIEVINKHRKEISIEKLETVLRNLKEKLKSEKAEISLRFPYFIEKLSPISKNYGLNYYNISFDATCSDRYDFTLTVSAMGMSLCPCSKEISSHNAHNQRVNVSVSLKMSGIVWIEEVVEVIERNVSSPVFVLLKREDEKFVTEKAYENPKFVEDIVRDIALELDQNSKVIWYGIEAESLESIHPFNAYAYIEKKL